One window of the Bremerella sp. JC817 genome contains the following:
- a CDS encoding chemotaxis protein yields MTSQASKIGINTGILLEAGTNEAEILVFEVGGQTFGVNVAKVKEVLGITKVTSLPEGHPSIEGVVRIRQDVVSLINLGHFLYGDAEEAASHETDCLLLLEFNQRPLAFRVNRVHRIYRVSWKATRPLPNTLGMNAPITSVVLIDGKLVQILDFESIGTEVAGISDETLPGVNRIDAPNIPVVFAEDSRMISEMIQDHLQESGFSNIHGFVDGQAAWEYLEALAEDETVDSILDKVGILITDIEMPRMDGFSLAKNLRMHPVLARIPILIFSSLVSKDNQKKGLQVGVDAQVSKPRYGELVEKARQLIGLSELVEA; encoded by the coding sequence ATGACATCACAAGCATCTAAAATCGGAATCAATACCGGCATTCTGCTGGAAGCAGGCACCAACGAAGCAGAAATTCTGGTCTTTGAAGTCGGTGGCCAAACCTTCGGCGTGAATGTCGCCAAAGTGAAAGAGGTTCTGGGCATCACGAAGGTGACCAGCCTTCCCGAAGGTCACCCTTCGATCGAAGGTGTCGTCCGCATTCGCCAAGACGTGGTCTCGCTGATCAACCTGGGCCATTTCCTGTATGGCGACGCAGAAGAAGCCGCCTCGCACGAAACCGATTGTTTGCTGCTGCTGGAATTCAACCAGCGTCCCCTCGCCTTCCGTGTTAATCGCGTCCATCGCATTTATCGCGTGAGCTGGAAAGCAACACGACCGCTGCCAAACACGTTGGGCATGAACGCCCCGATCACCAGTGTAGTGTTGATTGATGGCAAACTGGTCCAGATCCTCGATTTCGAGTCGATCGGAACCGAAGTTGCCGGCATCAGCGACGAAACCTTGCCCGGTGTCAACCGGATCGACGCTCCGAACATTCCTGTTGTCTTCGCCGAAGACTCGCGGATGATCTCGGAGATGATTCAAGATCACCTGCAGGAGTCAGGCTTCTCGAACATCCATGGCTTTGTCGATGGTCAGGCTGCCTGGGAATACCTGGAAGCACTCGCCGAAGACGAAACAGTTGATTCGATCCTCGATAAGGTTGGCATTTTGATTACCGATATCGAAATGCCACGCATGGACGGTTTCAGCCTGGCCAAGAACCTGCGGATGCACCCAGTCCTGGCACGCATTCCGATCCTGATCTTCTCGTCGCTGGTTTCCAAAGACAATCAGAAGAAGGGCCTGCAAGTCGGCGTCGACGCTCAGGTCTCGAAACCACGCTACGGTGAACTGGTCGAAAAGGCTCGCCAGTTGATTGGCTTGTCGGAACTGGTCGAAGCCTAA
- the mtaB gene encoding tRNA (N(6)-L-threonylcarbamoyladenosine(37)-C(2))-methylthiotransferase MtaB: MSDLKLKTLTLGCKVNQYETELVREGLVRGGYRDAVDAESADVCVVNTCTVTNEGDSKSRQAIRRLARDNPNSRIVVMGCYATRAPEELKQLPNVSEVVTDKREIPDLLGRMGVIDIPDGISRFGDRHRAYVKVQDGCLLRCSFCIIPYVRPEMYSRPSTEIVDEVRRLAENGFREIVLTGIHLGHYGVDLNKGKPKTDWVRLAQLMAQLSQIDADFRIRLSSIEATEVTKELIEVMAQYPDKICPHLHISMQSGSDSVLRRMRRRWGSQRFVDRCKLLQDSLDKPSISTDIIVGFPGETEEEFLETCAVSETVGFSKIHIFPFSPRKGTPAAEMIDQVPGDVKSDRRARLAAVEDRTREAYYQSLVGDTLDVLIEAEDRDNPLLATGTSCRYAQTFVDRSKVEIGQRYQVKIDRAASHGIFGSIV; encoded by the coding sequence ATGAGCGATCTCAAGCTGAAGACCCTGACGCTAGGGTGCAAGGTCAACCAATACGAAACCGAACTCGTTCGCGAGGGATTGGTACGCGGTGGCTACCGAGACGCGGTAGATGCGGAATCGGCCGATGTGTGCGTGGTGAATACCTGCACGGTCACCAACGAGGGGGATTCCAAGAGCCGCCAGGCCATTCGTCGCCTGGCTCGGGACAACCCAAACTCGCGGATCGTGGTGATGGGCTGCTATGCGACCCGGGCCCCGGAAGAGCTGAAACAGCTCCCCAACGTTTCCGAAGTCGTCACTGACAAACGCGAGATCCCAGACCTTCTGGGCCGCATGGGTGTGATCGACATCCCGGATGGCATTTCTCGCTTTGGCGATCGGCACCGTGCGTACGTGAAGGTGCAAGATGGTTGCCTTCTTCGCTGCAGTTTTTGCATCATCCCTTACGTCCGCCCCGAGATGTACAGCCGTCCTTCGACAGAGATTGTCGACGAAGTCCGACGTCTGGCCGAGAACGGATTCCGCGAGATCGTGCTGACCGGTATCCATCTGGGACACTACGGGGTCGACCTGAACAAAGGGAAGCCGAAAACCGATTGGGTTCGCCTGGCCCAGTTGATGGCCCAGCTTTCGCAAATCGACGCGGACTTCCGAATCCGATTGTCCAGCATCGAGGCCACCGAAGTCACCAAAGAGCTAATCGAAGTGATGGCTCAGTACCCCGACAAGATCTGTCCGCACCTGCATATCTCGATGCAAAGCGGATCGGACTCGGTGCTGCGGCGGATGCGTCGCCGCTGGGGCAGTCAGCGTTTTGTTGATCGCTGCAAGTTGCTGCAAGATTCGCTCGACAAGCCTTCAATTTCGACCGATATCATCGTCGGTTTCCCTGGCGAGACCGAAGAAGAGTTCCTCGAGACCTGCGCAGTTTCGGAAACGGTCGGATTCTCGAAGATTCATATCTTCCCTTTCAGCCCCCGCAAGGGAACCCCGGCCGCCGAGATGATCGACCAGGTCCCTGGCGACGTGAAGTCGGACCGTCGTGCCCGACTTGCCGCTGTGGAAGACCGCACCCGCGAGGCTTATTACCAGAGCCTTGTCGGGGATACGCTGGACGTGCTGATTGAAGCGGAAGATCGTGACAATCCGCTTTTGGCAACCGGAACGTCTTGCCGGTACGCTCAGACCTTTGTGGACCGATCGAAGGTCGAAATTGGCCAGCGTTACCAGGTCAAAATCGATCGTGCCGCTTCGCACGGTATCTTCGGATCGATCGTTTAA
- a CDS encoding ATP-dependent Clp protease adaptor ClpS — MGDSNTSVAEPQEETIVRTKSKPKKKPKPKRQPRYHVVLWNDDDHTYEYVILMMHELFGHPVEKGFEIAKTVDADGKAICLTTTKEHAELKRDQIHAYGKDELIARCRGSMSSTIEPEC, encoded by the coding sequence GTGGGTGACTCCAATACGTCCGTAGCTGAACCTCAGGAAGAGACTATCGTCAGAACGAAGTCGAAGCCGAAGAAGAAGCCAAAACCGAAGCGTCAACCGCGGTACCATGTGGTGCTGTGGAACGACGACGACCACACCTACGAATACGTCATCCTTATGATGCACGAACTGTTCGGCCACCCGGTTGAAAAGGGGTTCGAGATCGCCAAAACGGTCGATGCTGATGGAAAAGCGATCTGTCTGACGACCACCAAAGAGCACGCCGAGCTGAAACGGGACCAGATCCATGCCTATGGCAAGGACGAACTGATTGCCCGTTGTCGGGGTTCGATGTCTTCCACGATCGAGCCGGAGTGCTAA
- a CDS encoding dipeptidase, protein MPDLKTFLEENREAFVESLKELLRIPSVSTDSRHKGDVKAAAEWVADRFRELNFETQVIPTEGHPIVFAQSPPVPGKPVALVYGHYDVQPPEPLELWTTPPFEPTVRDGNIVARGATDDKGQMLTHVLGAMAWMKSVGELPIQVKFLIEGEEEIGSASLGPFIEQNKELLANDVVVISDCSQFGPGQPAITYGLKGIAYFELKLTGPNRDLHSGTFGGSVRNPANTLCTMLGSLVDEHGWIHIPGFYDDVKPLTGDERENFAELPFDEESFKKQLGIDAVHGEEGYTTLERRWARPTLDINGLTSGYQGEGAKTVLPGVASAKFSCRLVPDQCPDKIAAALREHLTKICPPGMKMELTAHHGSPGFVVSTDSPYIQAAKDAIEQGFGNAPVLIREGGSIPIVANFAEQLKSDVLLLGWGLDDDNTHSPNEKFNLGDFQRGIEASALLWAEIAKITK, encoded by the coding sequence ATGCCGGATCTGAAAACTTTTCTGGAAGAGAACCGCGAAGCCTTCGTCGAGTCGCTGAAAGAGCTGCTCCGAATTCCCAGTGTTAGCACCGACAGTCGGCATAAAGGTGACGTGAAGGCCGCTGCCGAGTGGGTGGCAGATCGCTTCCGAGAACTTAACTTCGAGACGCAAGTGATTCCCACCGAGGGACATCCGATCGTCTTCGCACAAAGCCCACCAGTTCCCGGCAAACCAGTAGCCCTGGTTTATGGACACTATGACGTCCAGCCTCCAGAACCACTTGAGCTGTGGACGACCCCCCCGTTTGAACCCACGGTCCGTGACGGCAACATCGTCGCCCGAGGGGCCACCGACGATAAAGGCCAGATGCTGACTCATGTTTTGGGAGCGATGGCCTGGATGAAATCGGTCGGCGAGCTGCCGATCCAGGTTAAGTTCCTTATCGAAGGGGAAGAGGAAATCGGTAGTGCCAGCCTCGGTCCATTCATCGAGCAAAACAAAGAGCTGCTGGCCAACGATGTGGTCGTGATCAGCGACTGTAGCCAATTCGGCCCAGGCCAGCCTGCGATTACCTACGGGCTGAAGGGGATCGCTTACTTTGAATTGAAGCTGACCGGTCCGAACCGTGACCTGCACAGCGGAACGTTCGGCGGCAGTGTGCGTAACCCAGCCAATACGCTCTGCACTATGCTGGGCTCGCTGGTCGACGAACATGGTTGGATTCATATCCCTGGCTTCTACGACGACGTGAAGCCGCTGACCGGGGACGAACGCGAGAACTTCGCGGAACTGCCATTCGATGAAGAGAGCTTTAAGAAGCAACTCGGTATCGACGCGGTCCATGGCGAAGAAGGTTACACGACGCTCGAACGCCGTTGGGCTCGTCCAACCCTCGATATCAATGGCCTGACCAGTGGTTACCAGGGGGAAGGCGCCAAGACCGTTCTGCCGGGCGTCGCTTCGGCCAAGTTCAGTTGCCGCCTGGTTCCGGATCAGTGCCCTGACAAGATCGCAGCTGCTCTGCGTGAACATCTCACCAAGATCTGCCCTCCAGGTATGAAGATGGAGTTGACGGCACATCATGGTTCGCCTGGTTTTGTGGTATCGACCGATAGCCCCTACATCCAGGCTGCGAAGGATGCCATCGAACAGGGCTTCGGCAATGCTCCTGTCTTGATTCGTGAAGGTGGATCGATTCCGATCGTTGCCAACTTTGCCGAACAATTGAAGTCGGACGTATTGCTGCTGGGCTGGGGCCTGGATGACGATAACACCCACAGCCCGAACGAAAAATTCAACCTCGGCGACTTTCAGCGTGGCATCGAAGCCAGCGCTCTGCTCTGGGCGGAAATCGCAAAAATCACCAAGTAG